From Deltaproteobacteria bacterium CG11_big_fil_rev_8_21_14_0_20_42_23, the proteins below share one genomic window:
- a CDS encoding succinate--CoA ligase subunit alpha — protein MSIWVNNETRLIVQGITGSHGKFHALGCRDYGTNVVGGVTPGKGGQEVEGIPVFNSVADAMENTGANATMIFVPAKFAAAAIVEAVDAGMPLICCITEGIPVLDMVKVKEYLRGKESRLIGPNCPGIITPGECKIGIMPGHIHMAGNIGVVSRSGTLTYEAVDQLTKLGLGQSTCVGIGGDSIPGTKFIDVLQAFEADVETKAVVMIGEIGGTDEEEAADYVKAKMTKPVVGFIAGQTAPAGKRMGHAGAIIAGGKGTAKDKMEKLESCGISVAKSPAEIGATLKAAIAH, from the coding sequence ATGAGTATTTGGGTAAACAACGAAACACGATTAATTGTTCAAGGCATCACTGGTTCGCATGGAAAATTTCATGCGCTTGGTTGCCGCGATTACGGTACAAACGTGGTGGGTGGTGTCACTCCGGGAAAAGGTGGCCAAGAAGTTGAAGGTATTCCTGTTTTCAATTCTGTGGCTGATGCCATGGAAAATACAGGCGCCAATGCGACCATGATTTTTGTGCCAGCAAAATTTGCAGCAGCAGCCATAGTTGAAGCTGTTGATGCCGGAATGCCGCTTATTTGCTGCATCACAGAAGGTATCCCCGTTTTAGACATGGTGAAAGTGAAAGAATATCTGCGCGGAAAAGAATCTCGTCTTATCGGGCCAAACTGTCCTGGCATTATTACTCCGGGCGAATGCAAAATTGGAATTATGCCTGGCCATATTCACATGGCGGGAAATATTGGCGTTGTCTCTCGCAGCGGGACGCTTACCTACGAAGCCGTAGATCAACTGACAAAACTTGGGCTTGGCCAATCAACGTGTGTTGGTATTGGTGGAGATTCAATTCCGGGCACAAAATTTATCGACGTTCTCCAAGCTTTTGAAGCTGATGTTGAAACAAAAGCAGTGGTGATGATAGGCGAAATTGGTGGGACAGATGAAGAAGAAGCAGCGGATTATGTGAAGGCTAAAATGACAAAACCTGTTGTGGGTTTCATTGCTGGTCAAACAGCTCCTGCCGGAAAACGTATGGGCCACGCGGGTGCCATCATTGCAGGTGGAAAAGGAACCGCAAAAGATAAAATGGAAAAGCTAGAGTCTTGTGGAATTAGTGTTGCCAAAAGCCCAGCTGAAATTGGAGCTACCCTTAAAGCTGCAATAGCACACTAG
- a CDS encoding ADP-forming succinate--CoA ligase subunit beta translates to MKLHEHQGKELLRKYGVSVPAGHVAFKLEEANKAIDAMTSKVIVVKAQIHAGGRGKGGGVKVAKTKGDAKQYAKDILGMNLVTHQTGPEGKQVSRLLLEEGCNIARELYIGITLDRASSHLTLIASTEGGMEIEEVAEKHPEKMIKESIDPNTGFTAEQGLRVAKALQLENEAQSSFTDFVQALYLAYLETDASLVEINPLVVTGENKLMALDAKITVDDNALFRHPELEAYRDLTEEEPSEIEANKFGLSYIKLDGNIGCMVNGAGLAMATMDIIKYYGGEPANFLDVGGSATKETVTEAFKIILKDKNVKGILVNIFAGIMKCDIIAEGVIAAAKELDVKVPLVVRLQGTNVEKGRDILSKSGLNIVPAEGLAEAAQKIVKSLAH, encoded by the coding sequence ATGAAATTACATGAACATCAAGGCAAAGAACTTTTGCGCAAATATGGCGTCAGTGTTCCTGCTGGTCACGTTGCTTTCAAACTGGAAGAGGCGAACAAAGCTATTGATGCAATGACGTCAAAAGTTATTGTAGTAAAAGCGCAAATCCATGCTGGAGGCCGCGGAAAAGGCGGTGGTGTAAAAGTTGCCAAAACAAAAGGAGATGCAAAGCAATATGCAAAAGATATTTTGGGTATGAATTTGGTTACGCATCAAACAGGCCCCGAAGGAAAACAAGTTTCACGTCTTTTGCTTGAAGAAGGCTGCAATATTGCGCGCGAACTTTACATTGGCATCACCTTAGATAGAGCTTCATCACATCTTACGCTCATTGCTTCTACCGAAGGTGGAATGGAAATTGAGGAAGTTGCCGAGAAGCATCCTGAAAAAATGATTAAAGAAAGCATTGATCCCAATACTGGATTTACAGCCGAGCAAGGCCTTCGTGTTGCAAAAGCACTTCAGTTGGAAAATGAAGCACAGTCTAGCTTTACCGACTTTGTGCAAGCTTTGTATCTCGCTTATCTTGAAACAGATGCGTCACTTGTTGAAATCAATCCTCTCGTTGTAACGGGTGAAAATAAATTGATGGCGCTTGATGCAAAAATCACCGTTGATGATAACGCGCTTTTCCGCCATCCAGAACTCGAAGCTTACCGCGATCTCACCGAAGAAGAACCAAGTGAAATTGAAGCGAACAAATTTGGTTTGAGCTACATCAAGCTAGATGGAAATATTGGTTGCATGGTAAATGGAGCTGGACTTGCCATGGCTACTATGGACATCATCAAATATTATGGTGGTGAGCCAGCCAACTTTTTGGATGTGGGTGGTTCTGCTACAAAAGAAACAGTAACTGAAGCATTCAAGATTATTTTGAAAGACAAAAACGTAAAAGGTATTTTGGTAAACATTTTTGCTGGCATTATGAAATGCGATATTATTGCCGAAGGGGTTATTGCAGCAGCAAAAGAGCTAGACGTGAAAGTGCCGCTTGTTGTGCGTTTGCAGGGAACCAATGTTGAAAAAGGTCGAGATATTTTATCAAAGTCGGGCCTCAATATTGTGCCAGCCGAAGGTCTTGCCGAAGCGGCGCAAAAAATTGTAAAAAGTTTAGCACATTAA
- a CDS encoding succinate dehydrogenase iron-sulfur subunit produces MSEFVHVKIKRQDGPDDLPYWEDFHINYKPHMNVITLLQEIQRNPINADGLPTTPVASDYSCLEEVCGSCTMNINGRVRQACTALVDHLDHPITLEPMKKFPTVRDLVVDRSSMFEALKKVNAWVRIDGTFDKGAGPKMSSEKQQKAYEFSRCMMCGCCCEVCPQFNDRSPFMGPFVMAHVNLLNHHPVGEGTKAERLDALMGPGGIADCGNAQNCVKACPKEIPLTDAIATLGWDTTKHALKKIFKA; encoded by the coding sequence ATGAGTGAATTTGTTCATGTAAAAATTAAGCGCCAAGATGGACCAGACGATCTCCCTTATTGGGAAGATTTTCACATCAACTACAAACCTCACATGAATGTGATTACGCTTTTGCAAGAAATTCAGCGTAATCCCATCAACGCTGATGGATTACCAACTACACCTGTAGCTTCAGATTATTCGTGTTTAGAAGAAGTGTGTGGTTCGTGCACGATGAATATCAACGGGCGTGTAAGACAGGCCTGTACTGCATTAGTGGATCATCTCGATCATCCCATCACCTTGGAACCCATGAAAAAATTTCCAACGGTGAGAGATCTTGTGGTTGATCGAAGCAGCATGTTTGAAGCGCTCAAAAAAGTAAACGCGTGGGTTCGTATAGATGGCACTTTCGATAAAGGTGCTGGTCCAAAAATGTCTTCCGAAAAACAGCAGAAGGCTTATGAATTTTCACGTTGCATGATGTGTGGTTGCTGTTGTGAAGTGTGTCCGCAGTTTAACGATCGCTCTCCCTTCATGGGCCCATTTGTGATGGCTCATGTCAACTTGCTTAACCATCATCCTGTTGGAGAGGGAACAAAGGCCGAGCGTCTCGATGCCCTCATGGGGCCTGGCGGAATTGCAGATTGTGGAAATGCACAAAACTGTGTAAAGGCCTGCCCAAAAGAAATTCCGCTTACCGATGCCATTGCGACGTTAGGTTGGGACACCACGAAGCATGCATTGAAAAAAATATTTAAAGCGTAA
- a CDS encoding succinate dehydrogenase flavoprotein subunit, protein MGKPKIIVVGGGLAGLMTVIKACEKGAEVQLFSQVPVRRSHSVCAQGGINAAIDTKGEGDSPYQHYRDTVYGGDFLAHQPPVKAMTAEAPKIVHLFDRMGVMFNRTPEGDLDLRSFGGAKKRRTAFAGATTGQQLMYALDEQVRRLEVEGCVTKFEGWDFMSIIKDGKGRCRGITALDMKTMETRAFPSDAVCLSTGGYSYLYGRCTGSTHCAGYATTQAYTQGAIFANPEFVQIHPTAIPGTDKMRLISEAVRGDGGRVWVPKDGKTWYFLEEWYPAYGNTVPRDIAARAIWKVVKDLGLGVDGGECVYLDVTHIDRERLDSRLKGVLEIYEKFVGVDPRDVPMKIFPGVHYTMGGLWVDYKHMTNIPGLFASGESDYQYHGANRLGANSLLSTVYSGTVAGPAMVEFANGQDKGAEDLESSVRESELEEQNAFNRKLMNMNGYENPYKIKQELHDLMTNNVYVVRENEKMKKVDAKVLELKERFLRSRLLDKGSWTNYEITAMRTLHSQFDLARAVAGAALNRNESRGAHYKPEFPERDDANWMCITKVSHTESGPDFDYSEKIDIDDYDPVERRYDVTRK, encoded by the coding sequence ATGGGAAAACCAAAAATAATTGTTGTGGGTGGTGGGCTTGCAGGCCTTATGACCGTGATTAAGGCATGTGAAAAAGGAGCTGAAGTTCAGCTTTTTTCTCAAGTGCCTGTTCGTCGTTCACATTCTGTTTGTGCACAAGGTGGAATTAACGCGGCCATCGATACCAAAGGTGAAGGCGATTCGCCGTATCAGCATTACCGCGATACCGTTTATGGTGGAGATTTCCTAGCACATCAACCGCCGGTAAAGGCCATGACAGCTGAAGCTCCCAAGATTGTACATTTGTTCGACCGCATGGGAGTGATGTTCAATCGTACTCCCGAAGGCGATCTCGATCTTCGCAGTTTCGGCGGAGCAAAAAAACGCCGTACCGCATTTGCAGGTGCAACCACTGGCCAGCAGCTTATGTATGCGCTCGATGAGCAAGTAAGACGGCTTGAAGTTGAAGGATGCGTCACCAAATTTGAAGGTTGGGATTTTATGTCCATCATTAAAGATGGAAAAGGTCGTTGCCGTGGTATTACAGCACTCGACATGAAAACCATGGAAACAAGGGCTTTCCCGTCTGATGCTGTTTGTCTTTCAACAGGCGGCTACAGTTATTTATATGGAAGATGCACTGGTTCTACTCACTGCGCTGGCTATGCAACCACGCAAGCCTACACACAAGGTGCTATTTTTGCCAATCCTGAATTTGTGCAAATCCATCCAACTGCCATTCCTGGAACTGATAAGATGCGACTCATTTCAGAAGCCGTTCGCGGTGATGGTGGAAGAGTGTGGGTGCCTAAAGATGGAAAGACATGGTACTTCCTTGAAGAGTGGTATCCAGCCTACGGAAACACCGTTCCGCGCGACATTGCAGCCCGAGCCATTTGGAAAGTAGTAAAAGATTTGGGGCTTGGAGTTGATGGTGGTGAATGTGTTTATTTAGACGTTACACATATTGATCGAGAACGCCTCGACTCACGTTTAAAAGGTGTGCTTGAAATTTACGAAAAATTTGTTGGTGTTGATCCTCGTGATGTTCCCATGAAAATTTTTCCTGGAGTTCATTACACCATGGGCGGTCTTTGGGTAGATTACAAACACATGACAAACATTCCAGGGTTGTTTGCTTCCGGTGAGTCTGATTACCAATACCATGGTGCAAACCGTTTGGGTGCGAACTCACTCCTCTCTACTGTTTACAGCGGAACCGTTGCAGGGCCTGCTATGGTTGAGTTTGCCAATGGTCAAGACAAAGGTGCCGAAGACCTTGAAAGCTCAGTGAGAGAATCAGAACTTGAAGAACAAAATGCGTTCAATCGAAAACTGATGAATATGAACGGCTATGAGAATCCTTATAAAATTAAGCAAGAGTTGCATGACCTCATGACCAACAATGTGTATGTGGTTCGCGAAAATGAAAAAATGAAAAAAGTTGATGCAAAAGTGCTTGAATTGAAAGAACGCTTTTTGCGAAGTCGCTTGCTTGATAAAGGTTCATGGACGAACTATGAAATCACGGCCATGCGTACTTTGCATAGTCAGTTTGATTTAGCGCGCGCGGTTGCTGGTGCAGCACTCAACCGAAACGAAAGTCGTGGAGCGCACTACAAGCCTGAGTTTCCCGAGAGAGACGATGCAAATTGGATGTGCATTACAAAAGTTTCACATACAGAATCTGGGCCAGATTTTGATTACTCTGAGAAAATTGATATCGACGATTACGATCCAGTTGAACGTCGTTACGATGTAACACGCAAGTAA
- a CDS encoding succinate dehydrogenase: MLSTAVNTHYFWLRRVHSLLGLFPFAFFLFTHFLFNSTVLMGPEAFSNFVAGTQNFPLTIFLEVGLLAVPILFHILLGIVIVYSGASNVSRYGYYRNWMYMLQRATGVLLVPFIAYHVWHTRLRQVFTGHHVDYQYMHEYLSPMGVKVLYVIGILAACFHMTNGIATMLITWGITQSKRSQEVTSYLLWPLCVIMSIWGIVIILAF, translated from the coding sequence ATGTTATCAACAGCTGTCAATACGCATTATTTTTGGTTGCGAAGGGTTCATTCACTTTTAGGACTTTTTCCATTTGCCTTTTTTCTTTTCACCCATTTCCTTTTTAATTCCACCGTGTTGATGGGGCCGGAAGCCTTTAGCAATTTTGTGGCTGGAACCCAAAATTTTCCTCTCACCATTTTTCTCGAAGTAGGATTGCTTGCTGTTCCTATTCTGTTTCACATTTTGCTTGGAATTGTCATCGTCTACAGTGGCGCTTCAAACGTAAGCCGTTATGGATATTATCGTAACTGGATGTACATGTTGCAACGCGCAACTGGCGTTCTATTAGTTCCTTTCATTGCATACCACGTCTGGCATACTCGCTTGCGACAAGTGTTTACGGGCCATCATGTCGATTATCAATACATGCACGAATACTTATCTCCCATGGGAGTGAAAGTGTTGTACGTCATTGGTATTTTGGCAGCGTGTTTTCATATGACAAATGGTATTGCCACCATGCTCATTACTTGGGGCATCACTCAAAGCAAGCGTTCGCAAGAAGTGACCTCGTATCTCTTGTGGCCACTGTGTGTGATCATGTCCATTTGGGGTATTGTCATCATTCTAGCGTTTTAG
- the pckA gene encoding phosphoenolpyruvate carboxykinase (ATP), which translates to MSTYNLEALGFSPKKEIFRNLSTDELIEHAIRCNEGALAKNEALVVSTGKYTGRCPKDRFVVSDEKTKDKIWWGKVNHPVSSEDFEYYWNKALKHLNEKELYVFDGFAGAEHDYRLPVRVVTEKAWQSLFAQTLFIRPTEAQLQNHVPGFTVVNACEIKAEPGVHGAKTEVFVGLDLSGKRIVILGTEYAGEMKKGIFSVMNYLLPQKHVLSMHCSSNIGESGDTALFFGLSGTGKTTLSADPKRKLIGDDEHGWNDCGVFNIEGGCYAKVIKLSKEAEPQIWNAIGRGSVLENVVMNEAGEVDYNDDSITENTRATYPIEKVPNAVLEGVGDAPKNIFFLTCDAFGVLPPFSKLTPEMAMYHFLSGYTAKVAGTEAGVTEPTATFSACFGDPFLPLHPTEYAHLLGEKLKKGDVKCWLVNTGWSGGAYGTGKRMKISLTRSLLDAALSGKLDNVETTAHPVFQVLIPNTCPGIEDTTVLNPRNTWADKEAYDSKAKQLAEMFAKNFEHFSAQASDAVKAAGPRV; encoded by the coding sequence GTGTCTACGTATAATTTAGAAGCCTTGGGTTTTTCCCCAAAAAAGGAAATTTTTCGAAACCTTTCAACTGACGAGCTGATCGAGCACGCCATTCGCTGCAACGAAGGAGCTTTGGCCAAAAATGAAGCCCTTGTTGTCTCCACTGGAAAATACACGGGAAGATGTCCAAAAGATCGTTTCGTTGTTTCAGATGAAAAAACAAAAGATAAAATTTGGTGGGGAAAAGTAAATCATCCTGTTTCCAGCGAAGACTTTGAATATTATTGGAATAAAGCGTTGAAGCACTTGAACGAAAAAGAGCTTTACGTTTTTGATGGGTTTGCTGGTGCCGAACATGACTATCGCCTTCCAGTGCGTGTGGTAACTGAAAAAGCGTGGCAGTCACTCTTTGCGCAGACTCTTTTTATTCGTCCTACTGAGGCGCAACTTCAAAACCATGTGCCAGGATTCACGGTTGTAAACGCTTGCGAAATCAAAGCAGAGCCTGGTGTGCATGGCGCAAAAACTGAAGTGTTTGTTGGCCTCGATCTCAGCGGAAAACGCATTGTCATTTTAGGAACAGAATATGCCGGCGAAATGAAAAAAGGCATTTTCTCGGTGATGAATTATTTGCTTCCACAAAAGCATGTGCTTTCAATGCACTGTTCTTCAAACATAGGTGAATCTGGCGATACCGCATTGTTCTTTGGTTTGTCGGGCACGGGAAAAACAACACTCTCCGCAGATCCAAAGCGTAAGCTTATTGGAGACGATGAGCATGGTTGGAACGATTGCGGCGTTTTCAATATCGAAGGCGGTTGTTACGCAAAAGTGATTAAGCTTTCTAAAGAAGCTGAGCCTCAAATTTGGAATGCCATCGGCCGAGGCAGTGTGCTTGAAAATGTAGTGATGAACGAAGCGGGTGAAGTGGATTACAACGATGATTCCATCACCGAAAACACGCGCGCAACGTATCCCATCGAAAAAGTTCCAAACGCTGTGCTTGAAGGTGTTGGTGATGCTCCCAAAAATATTTTCTTTTTAACGTGCGATGCATTTGGCGTTTTGCCTCCATTTTCAAAACTTACTCCTGAAATGGCGATGTATCATTTCCTTTCAGGCTACACGGCTAAAGTTGCAGGAACCGAAGCTGGTGTAACAGAGCCAACAGCAACGTTTTCTGCTTGTTTTGGAGATCCTTTCTTGCCGCTTCATCCAACTGAATATGCACACTTATTGGGTGAAAAATTGAAGAAGGGCGATGTGAAGTGTTGGCTTGTCAACACCGGTTGGAGTGGTGGAGCTTATGGAACGGGAAAGCGAATGAAAATTAGCTTAACACGTTCATTGCTTGATGCAGCACTTTCCGGAAAGCTAGACAACGTAGAAACCACAGCCCATCCGGTTTTCCAGGTGCTTATCCCAAACACTTGTCCCGGTATTGAAGACACTACCGTGTTAAACCCACGCAACACTTGGGCCGATAAAGAAGCTTACGATTCAAAAGCAAAACAATTGGCCGAAATGTTCGCAAAAAATTTCGAACACTTTTCAGCACAAGCAAGCGACGCCGTAAAAGCCGCTGGGCCTAGAGTTTAA
- a CDS encoding chloride channel protein, whose amino-acid sequence MERVKKLFAMSAGSSSRAFAFLKQIFTSGTATQKFVALSLLVGVITGFASYLFNELLSFLSEYLLHFDSHGVPKRSYALFFIPALGGLIIGPMVTKWAKEAKGHGVPEVMFAVARREGKIRPRVAVVKAIASCICIGSGGSAGREGPIVQIGSAFGSAVGQLFNMSGRVTKMLVACGAAAGIAATFGTPIAGVLFSLEVILQKFSANSFSMVVISAVTASAVARLTLGESFFFTIPKYDLNSVWELGLYALLGVIGAVWAKIFTTVLYAFEDFFDEKVNVPDWTKPAIGGLLLGVLGFLIPEVLSTGHHITEVALWGKLSFGALLLFTVAKLFATSFTLGSGGSGGIFSPSLFMGAMLGGCIGTLYAKIFPGLGILPGAYALAGMGAVFAGATRAPITAVLVVFEMTNDYKIILPMMTAVVSATLISYAFGEETIYTKKLLRRGIRLGEDESKNILSTITVAQVMTKNVDTLSENIKLKEIIGYFHKNVHNGFVVVNDAGELSGLITYPELKSTLPLLAELGDVLTAKEIMRTSPPTASLEETLDLISERLRFKDIDRLPVVDEANHLKVIGIISRHDILATYASASEGREKAF is encoded by the coding sequence ATGGAGAGAGTAAAAAAGCTATTTGCGATGAGTGCAGGATCTTCTTCGAGAGCATTCGCTTTTCTGAAGCAGATTTTTACTTCAGGTACGGCAACTCAAAAATTTGTAGCTCTCTCTTTGCTTGTGGGCGTCATTACTGGTTTTGCTTCCTATCTCTTCAACGAACTCTTAAGTTTTCTTTCGGAATACCTTCTTCATTTTGATTCACACGGTGTTCCCAAAAGATCGTATGCTCTTTTTTTCATTCCTGCTTTGGGAGGTTTGATTATTGGCCCCATGGTGACGAAGTGGGCAAAGGAAGCAAAAGGGCATGGTGTGCCCGAAGTGATGTTTGCAGTGGCGAGACGGGAAGGCAAGATTCGCCCTCGCGTTGCGGTGGTGAAGGCAATTGCAAGTTGTATCTGCATCGGGAGCGGAGGCTCAGCCGGAAGAGAAGGCCCTATCGTGCAAATTGGCTCTGCATTTGGATCTGCGGTTGGTCAGCTTTTTAATATGTCGGGGCGTGTAACCAAAATGTTGGTTGCATGTGGCGCTGCTGCAGGTATTGCAGCAACCTTTGGCACTCCTATTGCGGGGGTGCTTTTTTCGCTTGAAGTGATTCTGCAAAAATTTTCGGCCAATTCATTTTCGATGGTGGTGATTTCTGCGGTGACAGCGTCAGCCGTTGCCAGGCTAACACTTGGTGAAAGTTTCTTTTTCACTATTCCAAAATACGATCTCAACTCGGTATGGGAGCTTGGGCTATATGCTCTTCTTGGTGTTATTGGTGCGGTGTGGGCAAAAATTTTCACCACTGTTCTTTATGCATTCGAAGATTTCTTTGACGAAAAAGTAAATGTTCCTGATTGGACGAAACCTGCTATTGGTGGGCTTTTGCTGGGAGTGCTTGGTTTTTTAATCCCAGAAGTTTTGAGTACTGGCCATCACATTACAGAAGTGGCGCTTTGGGGAAAGCTTTCCTTCGGAGCGTTGCTTTTGTTTACCGTGGCCAAACTTTTTGCCACTTCATTTACTCTTGGTTCTGGCGGATCGGGTGGAATTTTTTCGCCGTCACTTTTTATGGGTGCCATGCTTGGAGGATGTATTGGTACGCTCTACGCAAAAATATTTCCAGGCCTTGGCATTCTTCCAGGGGCCTACGCGCTTGCCGGTATGGGAGCAGTGTTTGCGGGTGCAACAAGAGCTCCTATCACGGCTGTGTTAGTTGTTTTTGAAATGACCAATGACTACAAAATTATTCTTCCCATGATGACCGCTGTAGTTTCAGCTACACTTATTTCATATGCTTTTGGAGAAGAAACCATTTATACCAAAAAATTGCTGAGACGAGGCATTAGGTTGGGCGAAGACGAGAGTAAAAATATTCTTTCCACCATTACCGTTGCACAAGTAATGACAAAAAACGTTGATACACTTTCTGAAAACATAAAGCTTAAAGAAATCATTGGTTACTTTCACAAAAATGTTCACAACGGTTTTGTGGTGGTGAATGATGCAGGCGAACTTTCTGGCTTAATTACCTATCCAGAATTAAAATCCACTCTTCCTCTGTTGGCCGAACTTGGAGATGTGCTGACCGCAAAAGAAATAATGCGCACAAGTCCACCAACGGCGAGTCTTGAGGAAACTTTAGACCTTATTTCAGAAAGGCTTCGCTTCAAAGACATCGATCGTCTTCCCGTTGTAGATGAGGCCAACCACCTGAAAGTGATCGGTATTATCAGCCGGCACGACATTTTGGCTACCTACGCCAGTGCCAGTGAGGGAAGAGAAAAGGCATTTTAA